The genomic window GCCATGGGCCAGTCGGTGCCGATCCAGGTGAAGGCGACGATCTCGAAGTTGCCCTTCTTGACCCGCTCGGGGAAGAAGTCGTCGTTGTTGGTGTCGTCCATGACGATCTCGACGCCGATGTCCTTCATGTTGGACTGGAGGACCTTGCCCTCGGTGGCGGAGGTCGCCGTGTCGGGCAGGCGCAGGTACTTGATGGACAGCGTCTGACCGTCCTTCTCGCGGTACTCCTTGCCGTCGGGCAGGGTCCAGCCGAGCTCCTCGAGCTCCTTGATGGCCTGCTCCTTGTTGAACTTGTAGTCCCCGGAGTTGTCCTGGTAGTCGGCGTCGTTCGGCATGAAGAAGTGGTTGCCGAGCTGGAGCTGTGAGGCGGGGACCGGCAGACCCTGGAGGTCGGCCTCGGTGATGGTCTCGCGGTCGATGCCCTTGACGATCGCCTGGCGGAGCTTCTGGTCCTGGAGGAGACCGGTGGCGCCGTTCATGGTGAAGTGGCGCCACTGGAGGCCGGCCGCCTGACGGATCTCGCCGTCGGCGCGCTGCTGGCACTGCTGGTAGGTGGAGGCGTCGATGATCGTGTCGACGGTGTCGATCTCGGAGTTGGCGAAGGCGGTGCCGAGCTGGGAGTCGTCGATGACCTTGATGGTGACGGTGTCGAGGAGCGGCTCGTCGCCCCACCAGTTGGGGTTGTGCTCGAGGGTGATGATCTGCTTGGTCTCGTCCACCTTGGTGACGATGAAGGGACCGGTCCAGTAGTCCGTGTTGTTGGCGTCGGTCCAGCCGGAGAAGGTGTCGACGTCCTTGGCGAGGGCGGCCGGGATGGTGGCGCCGCCGAGGATGGAGGACCAGTCGGGGAAGACGCCGTCGAAGGTGGTGACGACCTCGAACTCGTCCTTGCCCTGCTCGATGGACTTGATGTGGTCCCAGCCGTCAGTGGAGGCGACGACGGCGGTCTTGGCGTCGTCGGTGCCGTTGCAGAACTCCCAGGCGGCCTTGTAGTCCTCGTAGTTGATCGGGTCGCCCGAGTTCCACTTGGCGTCGGGGTTGAGGGTGAGGGTGATGACGGTGTTGCCGTCGACCTCCTCCTCCTTGTAGTCCGTGCAGTAGTCCTCGTCGACGGAGATGGAGGCGTCGTCGGCCCAGATGAAGTTGGAACCGAGGACGAAGTCGGCGAGCTTCTGCGCGTCGCCGGTGTTGCCGTCGATGTGGAGGCGGTTGTAGTTCGGGATCCAGGTGCCGATCGGGATGGTGAGCTCGCCGCCCTTCTGGAGCTTGTCACGGTCGACCTTGTTGATGTCGGAGGCGGCGAGCTTGGTCGGCGTGGCGGACGCGCCGGAGGACGAGCTGCTGCCGGAGCCGCTGCAGGCGGCCAGGGCGGCGAGGGCGGCGACCGAGGCCGAGCCACCGAGGAACAGACGACGGTTGATCATCATGGGGATCTCCTTGTTCAAAGGGGGGAGAGAGTGGTGCCGACTGGGTGTGAGGTCGGTCTCCCATCTCGGTGAGCAAACCATACGGAGGTTTCCGCCCGTTGTGGTGCGGTTCTCACAAACGTCATGCGTCGGAAACAAATGACTATGCACATCCCCGTATCCCCATGTACCCCGCGGGATACCGATGCGAGAGGGGCCCCGCACCCTCGGTGCGTGACCCCTCTCACTCGTCCGGTGGCCGGTCACCCGGCCGTCCGCGCCGACTCAGAACACGTTGGCGTGCTCGGAGTAGTAGCAGGAGACCTCGTGGTCCTCGGCCATCGTCGTGAAGCCCGGGAGCGCCTCGAGGCAGCGGGAGCGCTGCTCGTCGGTGAGCTCGTTCTTGAACTTCGGGCAGCGGGTGCGGAACGGGCAGCCCGAGGGCGGGTTGGCCGGGCTCGGCAGGTCGCCCTCGAGGATGATGCGCGAGCGCGTGCGCTCCTTGGCCGGGTCAGGGATCGGGATCGCGGACAGGAGGGCCTGCGTGTACGGGTGCGCCGGCGCGGCGAAGACCGCGTCCACGTCCCCGATCTCGACGATCTTGCCGAGGTACATGACCGCGACGCGGTCCGCGATGTGGCGGACGACGGAGAGGTCGTGGGCGACGAAGAGGTAGGAGAGGCCCAGGGTGGCGCGCAGCTCGTCGAGCAGGTTGATGACGCCGGCCTGGATGGAGACGTCGAGCGCGGAGACCGGCTCGTCGAGGACGAGGA from Actinomyces radicidentis includes these protein-coding regions:
- a CDS encoding ABC transporter family substrate-binding protein; protein product: MMINRRLFLGGSASVAALAALAACSGSGSSSSSGASATPTKLAASDINKVDRDKLQKGGELTIPIGTWIPNYNRLHIDGNTGDAQKLADFVLGSNFIWADDASISVDEDYCTDYKEEEVDGNTVITLTLNPDAKWNSGDPINYEDYKAAWEFCNGTDDAKTAVVASTDGWDHIKSIEQGKDEFEVVTTFDGVFPDWSSILGGATIPAALAKDVDTFSGWTDANNTDYWTGPFIVTKVDETKQIITLEHNPNWWGDEPLLDTVTIKVIDDSQLGTAFANSEIDTVDTIIDASTYQQCQQRADGEIRQAAGLQWRHFTMNGATGLLQDQKLRQAIVKGIDRETITEADLQGLPVPASQLQLGNHFFMPNDADYQDNSGDYKFNKEQAIKELEELGWTLPDGKEYREKDGQTLSIKYLRLPDTATSATEGKVLQSNMKDIGVEIVMDDTNNDDFFPERVKKGNFEIVAFTWIGTDWPMANIGQIYGKDSASNYTGVWSEDLEKLIDEVGSEADHAKRVELANQADKLIWDEAIVTPIYSRAGYVAVPKTLANYGSFGLSSRRMQDVGYTDLSGATATPTA